The Meles meles chromosome 6, mMelMel3.1 paternal haplotype, whole genome shotgun sequence genome has a window encoding:
- the CCDC197 gene encoding uncharacterized protein CCDC197: protein MTSLHAPLASALSAPGQSSPNPYLFSGGQILQEGPAPTGYPGVTANVSVLPARRTHPSESCPREGLRASEDLLGNSPAEDLDPALLSGKEEGRSQAGGPQKRGAGPSVARDKDRGLQELLQELSQLQAKQRKLKRDVEKHKLFEDYLIKVLEIIPKGMYAGFEEPEEPDKALVGAMVEHYGQLFTISQDIQEHLEAFSEMSRVFHQRLESLEESHRALIPSLKIRLCQLQKRCHHEWKLWGLGHRVTSQKDMDSYNNQLLNDLQRIINNMVRQCAPSAHRAPESMGLFSKLNLIREFMLDKMETVKFISLLMEPGVCWSGDRLKNPRRYPSSFRKCPRDQDSVPRTPLPGTQTSECSSSS from the exons atgACGTCCCTGCATGCGCCCCTCGCCTCGGCCCTGAGTGCCCCAGGTCAGAGCAGCCCCAACCCATACCTCTTCTCAGGAGGGCAGATCCTTCAAGAAGGTCCTGCTCCCACTGGGTACCCTGGGGTCACGGCCAATGTCTCGGTGCTCCCTGCTAGGAGGACCCACCCTTCAGAGAGCTGCCCCAGAGAAGGTCTCAGAGCGTCTGAGGACCTGCTGGGTAATTCCCCCGCTGAGGACCTGGACCCCGCCCTGCTGTCGGGCAAGGAGGAGGGCAGAAGCCAGGCTGGGGGGCCTCAGAAGAGG GGGGCTGGCCCGAGCGTTGCCCGCGACAAGGACAGGGGCCTGCAGGAGCTGTTGCAGGAACTCAGCCAGCTCCAGGCAAA GCAGAGGAAGCTGAAGAGAGATGTCGAGAAGCACAAGCTTTTTGAAGACTATCTGATTAAGGTCCTTGAGATAATCCCTAAGGGTATGTATGCCGGGTTC GAGGAGCCAGAGGAACCAGACAAGGCCCTGGTGGGGGCCATGGTGGAGCACTATGGTCAGCTCTTCACGATCAGCCAGGACATCCAGGAGCATCTGGAAGCCTTCTCCGAGATGAGCCGGGTCTTCCACCAGAGGCTGGAGTCTCTAGAGGAGAGCCACAGGGCTCTTATCCCG AGCCTCAAGATTCGGCTGTGTCAGCTGCAGAAGCGATGTCATCATGAGTGGAAGCTGTGGGGGTTGGGACATCGTGTCACCTCCCAGAAGGACATGGACAGCTATAAT AACCAGCTGCTCAACGACCTGCAAAGGATCATCAACAACATGGTCCGGCAGTGCGCCCCCTCCGCCCACCGTGCGCCCGAGAGCATGGGCCTCTTCTCGAAGCTCAATCTGATTCGG gaATTTATGTTGGACAAAATGGAGACAGTGAAATTTATCTCACTGCTCATGGAACCCGGAGTATGCTGGTCAGGGGACCGTCTCAAGAACCCCAGAAGATACCCCAGCTCCTTCAGGAAATGCCCAAGGGATCAAGATTCGGTCCCCAGAACTCCCCTTCCAGGCACCCAGACTTCAGAGTGCTCCAGCTCGAGCTGA